A stretch of Brachyhypopomus gauderio isolate BG-103 chromosome 3, BGAUD_0.2, whole genome shotgun sequence DNA encodes these proteins:
- the LOC143509902 gene encoding NACHT, LRR and PYD domains-containing protein 3-like isoform X3 produces MKRRNSNSGGGTSDPKVKRAVSPVPSGVSVKSESSPGPSGVSVKSDWSMPEPPEFNSGPVTSDPKVMSAASPAPSCVSVKSDQSIDHPPQISSGPVTSDPNAQMTSANTSNENQESVFKELEHKIISLVKNELKRFKNLLSPDYPACTERQVEDEEDQSSVREGVLKITLNVLSRMHQTDLANTLQTRLAPDCQRILKSKQRDKCQKINEGISQHGTTSLLKDIYTELYITEGGSGEVNNEHEVRQIERASRRPAIQETPIKCSDIFRPLPGQDKVIRTVLTKGVAGIGKTVSVQKFILDWSEGNVNQDVLFIFPLPFRELNLMKEKKLSLVELLHCFFPETCELKPTHYTYYKILLIFDGLDECRLPLNFQDNESLWDLTETTSVDVLLTNLIKGNLLPSALLWITSRPAAASQIPPECIDQVTEVRGFSDPQKEEYFRKRIRDQRLANRIITHIKSSRSLTIMCHIPVFCWIAATVLERMLSEAGSGEIPKTLTQMFTHFLIFHIKHKDRKYDQKSDTDPHQSRKHVLALGKLAFQQLERSNLIFYEDDLGNSGLDVREMSVYSGMCTQIFREEFELKLGKVFSFVHLSVQEFLAALYAFITFISTNTNVLQQKPPALVKISMSDFLSSAVDKALQSEHGHLDLFLRFLLGLSLESNQTLLRGLLTGSSSHSKEETVKYIKEKIRENPSPEKSINLFHCLNELKDHSQVQEVQEYLRKGGDGRLHGAKLSPAQWSALVYVLLNSEEELDEFDLRKFDPSEKCLLRLLPVVKASRKAIFSGCGLTEETCESLISVLQTENSSLTELEINNNDLQDSGVEQLCAGLKSPHCKLEILRLSGCGLTEESCKSLTSVLQTENTLRELEVNYNDLKDSGVEQLCAGLISPHCKLEILRQSGCRVTHESCKFLTSVLQTENSSLRQLEMNNNDLQDSGVEKLCAGLKSSHCKLKIIRLSGCGLTEESCKFLTSVLQTEDTSLREMELNNNELQDSGIAHLSVGLKSSHCKLEILKLSGCLVTEEGCSSLASALSSNPSHLKELDLTYNHPGDSGVKLLSARLGDPHCRLETLRLEHAEKIRIKPGLRKYACELTLDPNTTHMRLSLSEGNRKVTMVKDPQSYPDHPDRFDYWSQVMCRESLTGRCYWEAEWSGWAAIAVTYKGIRRKGGSVDCRFGYNVKSWSLYCTNNKYTVWHNKKETAIPDPPSSSNRVGVYLDWPAGTLSFYSVSLHTLTHLHTFHSTFTEPLCTGFWVGYDSSMCVCELQ; encoded by the exons ATGAAGCGCCGTAACTCCAACAGTGGAGGAGGAACCTCTGACCCAAA ggtAAAGAGAGCAGTATCTCCGGTGCCCAGCGGTGTGTCTGtaaagagtgaatcatctccaggACCAAGCGGTGTGTCTGTGAAGAGTGACTGGTCCATGCCTGAGCCTCCTGAATTCAACAGTGggcctgtgacctctgacccaaa ggtaatgtcagcagcatctccagcacccagctgtgtgtctgtgaagaGTGACCAGTCCATAGATCATCCTCCTCAGATCAGCAgtggacctgtgacctctgacccaaa tGCCCAAATGACGTCTGCAAATACTTCTAATGAAAATCAGGAGTCAGTGTTCAAG GAGCTGGAGCACAAAATCATTTCTCTggtgaagaatgaactgaagagattcaagaatctactgagtccagattacccagcatgcactgagagacaggtggaggatgaggaggatcagAGCAGTGTCAGAGAGGGGGTGCTGAAGATCACACTGAACGTTCTGAGTAGAATGCACCAGACAGACCttgctaacacactacagacca GACTGGCCCCTGATTGCCAGAGAATACTAAAATCCAAACAGAGGGACAAATGTCAGAAAATTAATGAAGGAATCTCACAGCATGGAACCACCTCACTTCTGAAAGATATatacacagagctctacatcacagagggagggagtggagaggtcaataatgaacatgaggtgagacagattgagagagcatccaggagaccagcaatacaggagacacccatcaaatgcagtgacatctttagacccttaccaggacaagacaaagtcatcagaactgtgctgactaaaggagtggctggaattggtaaaacagtctctgtgcagaagttcatactggactggtctgaaggaaatgtaaatcaggatgtcctcttcatatttccacttccttttagggagctgaatttgatgaaggagaaaaaactCAGTCTGGTGGAGCTTCTTCATTGTTTTTTCCCAGAAACATGTGAATTAAAACCAACTcactatacatactacaaaattctgctcatctttgatggtctggatgagtgtcgACTTCCTCTAAATTTTCAGGATAATGAGAGTTTGTGGGATTTAACAGAGACAACTTCAGTGGATGTGTtgctgacaaacctcatcaaggggaatctgcttccctctgctctcctctggataacctctcgaccagcagcagccaGTCAGATCCCTCCTGAATGTATTGACCAGGTAACAGAAGTGCGAGGGTTCAGTGAccctcagaaagaggagtacttcaggaagagaattagGGACCAGAGGCTGGCCAATAGAATCATCACACACATTAAGTCATCAAGAAGCCTCACcatcatgtgccacattccagtcttctgttggattgcagccactgttctagagagaATGTTGAGTGAAGCAGGGAGTGGAGAGATTCCCAAAACTCTGACTCAAatgttcacacacttcctgatctttcacatcaaacacaaggacAGAAAGTATGATCAGAAAAGTGACACTGACCCTCACCAAAGTAGAAAACATGTTTTGGCACTGGGAAAGCTGGCTTTTCAACAGCTTGAAAGAagcaacctgatcttctatgaggaCGACCTGGGAAATAGTGGCCTTGATGTCAGAGAAATGTCAGTGTACTCAGGAATGTGCACtcagatcttcagagaggagtTTGAGCTAAagctggggaaggtgttcagctttgtacatctgagtgttcaggagtttctggctgctttGTATGCCTTTAttaccttcatctccaccaacaccaatGTGCTGCAACAGAAACCTCCAGCATTGGTCAAAATCTCAATGTCTGACTTCCTCAGCAGtgcagtggacaaggccttGCAGAGTGAGCatggacacctggaccttttcctccgcttccttctgggtctctcactggagtccaatcagactctcttacgagGCCTACTGACAGGAAGCAGCTCTCACAGCAAAGAGGAAACAGTCAAGTACATCAAGGAGAAGATCAGGGAGAATCCCTCACCAGAGAAAtccatcaatctgttccactgtctgaatgaactgaaagATCATTCTCAAGTACAGGAAGTCCAAGAATACCTTAGAAAAGGAGGTGACGGTCGTCTCCATGGAGCGAAGCTttctcctgctcagtggtcagctctggtgtATGTGTTGCTGAACTCAGAAGAGGAGCTGGATGAGTTTGACCTCAGGAAATTTGACCCATCAGAGAAATGCCTACTGCGACTGCTACCAGTGGTCAAAGCATCCAGAAAAGCCAT ATTTTCTGGCTGTGGTCTCACTGAAGAGACGTGTGAATCTCTTATATCAGTtttacaaacagaaaactcctCGCTGACAGAGCTGGAGATTAATAACAATGATCTgcaagattcaggagtggagcagctctgtgctggactgaagtCTCCACACTGTAAACTTGAGATTCTTAG ACTATCTGGCTGTGGTCTCACAGAAGAGTCCtgcaaatctctcacatcagttttacaaacagaaaacacactgAGAGAGTTGGAGGTTAATTATAATGATCTGaaggattcaggagtggagcagctctgtgctggatTGATTTctccacactgtaaactggagattctcag ACAGTCTGGATGCCGTGTAACTCATGAGTCTTGCAAATTtctcacatcagttctacaaacagaaaactcctCACTGAGACAGCTGGAGATGAATAACAATGACCTgcaggattcaggagtggagaagCTCTGTGCTGGAttgaagagttcacactgtaaactgaaGATTATCAG ACTATCTggctgtggtctcactgaggagtcttgcaaatttctcacatcagttctacaaacagaaGACACCTCGCTGAGAGAGATGGAATTAAATAATAATGAGCTGCAGGATTCAGGAATTGCGCATCTCTCTGTTGGACTGAAAAGTTCACAttgtaaactggagattctcaa GTTGTCTGGTTGTTTggtcacagaggaaggctgttcttctctggcttcagctctgagttcAAACCCCTCACATCTGAAAGAACTAGATCTGACGTACAACCACCCAGGAGACTCGggagtgaagctgctctctgctagactGGGGGATCCCCACTGCAGACTGGAAACACTCAG ATTGGAGCATGCAGAAAAGATCAGAATCAAACCAGGACTAAGAAAAT ATGCGTGTGAGCTCACACTGGACCCAAACACAACACATATGCGTCTTTCTCTGTCTGAGGGGAACAGGAAGGTGACAATGGTAAAGGATCCGCAGTCGTATCCTGATCATCCAGACAGATTTGACTACTGgtctcaggtgatgtgtagagaAAGTCTGACTGGACGCTGTTACTGGGAGGCTGAATGGAGTGGGTGGGCTGCCATAGCAGTGACATATAAGGGAATCAGGAGAAAAGGAGGCAGCGTTGACTGTAGGTTTGGATACAATGTAAAGTCCTGGAGTCTGTACTGCACTAATAACAAATACACTGTCTGGCACAATAAGAAGGAAACTGCCATCCCTGACCCTCCCTCCAGTTCCAACAGAGTAGGGGTGTATCTGGACTGGCCGGCCggcactctgtccttctacagtgtttcattacacacacttacacacttacacacattccaCTCCACATTCACCGAGCCCCTCTGTACAGGGTTTTGGGTTGGTTATGATtcatcaatgtgtgtgtgtgagttacaaTAG